From a single Kryptolebias marmoratus isolate JLee-2015 linkage group LG6, ASM164957v2, whole genome shotgun sequence genomic region:
- the LOC108244190 gene encoding interleukin-1 receptor type 1 isoform X1, producing MTRLSWVYLLMALLPLGYTEEHNHSGETDTYYVSVGHVFLLSCPSTYVQSEVMWSRGDGHDETLPAGVEVRDGLLWFLPVQTSHNGTYICEKRDKTRKSKRRVSVSVSSEYCPDANEDLLVTEGVSGGLPCKQKEIFRLNLMRSVRWMKDCNPMQLDEDSIYADGLLRLPAVTQWDAGKYTCLIDFNIDGRNYTAARSIQLTVKNGTPDVFPELQVVRPQQDVFIVQVGKRAELQCLAYTGFSEDSEIYMYWTIDGKDIKDIKELSESWTFIHNRGKVYGQSNLSISEVAYQFLNVPIQCNILSPVEKKFGLAWLKEADHTDFHVSVALCLMASLLVLFLVLFSFRVEVVLSYRKLMRHFPTQQVPDGKLYDAYVSVVQSDTMSLNEAARFALQILPKELERKHGYTLYIRGRDDRPGEAIHDAISTTLQQCRRLIIILSPNGKAKKTTPLCENQIQLLYEQEVGLYNALMQNDPKILLVEIDGPVDYSHLPESLRYIRRKQRVLKWKNVFTETNELTTFISKRNFWKNLQYQMPAVPVRRLQSVA from the exons ATGACGAGACTGAGCTGGGTCTATTTACTTATGGCTCTGCTGCCTCTGGGATATACTGAGGAACACA ATCACAGTGGGGAGACAGACACGTACTATGTTAGTGTTGGACACGTCTTTCTGCTGAGCTGTCCCTCTACTTATGTTCAGTCTGAGGTGATGTGGAGCAGAGGGGACGGTCACGATGAGACCCTCCCCGCTGGAGTGGAGGTCAGAGACGGGTTGTTGTGGTTCCTACCTGTGCAGACGTCTCATAATGGAACCTACATCTGTGAGAAAAG agATAAAACCAGAAAATCAAAGAGAAGAGTTAGTGTCTCGGTGTCCAGTGAATACTGTCCTGATGCAAATGAGGACCTCCTCGTCACAGAGGGAGTCAGTGGAGGCCTTCCTTGTAAACAGAAAGAGATCTTCAGGCTGAATCTCATGAGGAGCGTACGATGGATGAAG GACTGTAACCCAATGCAGCTGGATGAGGACTCCATCTATGCTGATGGCTTACTGAGGCTGCCGGCGGTCACACAGTGGGATGCTGGAAAATACACCTGCCTGATAGATTTTAATATAGATGGCAGGAATTACACTGCTGCACGCAGCATCCAGCTGACTGTTAAAAAtg GAACTCCAGATGTTTTCCCGGAGCTCCAGGTGGTGAGACCTCAACAGGACGTCTTCATTGTTCAAGTGG GTAAGCGAGCAGAGCTGCAGTGTTTGGCCTACACAGGCTTCAGCGAGGATTCAGAGATTTACATGTACTGGACTATTGATGGAAAGGACATAAAAGACATCAAGGAGCTCAGTGAGTCCTGGACATT tattcACAACAGAGGAAAGGTGTATGGTCAGTCCAATCTGTCCATCTCTGAAGTCGCATATCAGTTCCTGAACGTCCCCATCCAATGCAATATCTTGAGTCCAGTTGAGAAGAAGTTTGGTTTGGCCTGGCTGAAAGAAG CCGACCACACTGACTTCCATGTGAGCGTCGCTCTCTGCCTCATGGCTTCCTTGCTCGTTCTGTTCCTGGTTCTTTTCTCCTTTAGAGTTGAAGTGGTTCTGTCATACAGGAAACTGATGAGACATTTCCCCACACAACAAG TTCCAGATGGAAAGCTTTACGATGCCTATGTGAGCGTGGTCCAGTCGGACACAATGAGTCTGAATGAAGCGGCGAGGTTTGCTCTGCAGATCCTGCccaaggagctggagaggaaacACGGTTACACCCTGTACATCAGAGGACGGGACGACCGCCCTGGAGAAG CAATTCACGATGCCATCTCTACTACACTGCAACAGTGCCGCCGACTGATAATCATCTTATCACCTAATggcaaagcaaagaaaacaacacctTTATGTGAAAACCAGATCCAGCTTTTATACGAGCAGGAAGTCGGCCTTTATAACGCATTAATGCAAAATGATCCTAAAATTCTTCTGGTGGAAATTG ATGGTCCAGTGGATTACAGTCACCTGCCTGAGTCCCTGCGCTACATTAGAAGGAAACAAAGAGttctgaaatggaaaaatgtcTTCACTGAAACAAATGAACTCACTACATTCATATCAAAAAGAAACTTCTGGAAGAATCTACAGTATCAAATGCCTGCTGTACCTGTGAGAAGGCTCCAAAGTGTtgcataa
- the LOC108244190 gene encoding interleukin-1 receptor type 1 isoform X2, whose protein sequence is MTRLSWVYLLMALLPLGYTEEHNHSGETDTYYVSVGHVFLLSCPSTYVQSEVMWSRGDGHDETLPAGVEVRDGLLWFLPVQTSHNGTYICEKRDKTRKSKRRVSVSVSSEYCPDANEDLLVTEGVSGGLPCKQKEIFRLNLMRSVRWMKDCNPMQLDEDSIYADGLLRLPAVTQWDAGKYTCLIDFNIDGRNYTAARSIQLTVKNGTPDVFPELQVVRPQQDVFIVQVGKRAELQCLAYTGFSEDSEIYMYWTIDGKDIKDIKELSESWTFIHNRGKVYGQSNLSISEVAYQFLNVPIQCNILSPVEKKFGLAWLKEADHTDFHVSVALCLMASLLVLFLVLFSFRVEVVLSYRKLMRHFPTQQAIHDAISTTLQQCRRLIIILSPNGKAKKTTPLCENQIQLLYEQEVGLYNALMQNDPKILLVEIDGPVDYSHLPESLRYIRRKQRVLKWKNVFTETNELTTFISKRNFWKNLQYQMPAVPVRRLQSVA, encoded by the exons ATGACGAGACTGAGCTGGGTCTATTTACTTATGGCTCTGCTGCCTCTGGGATATACTGAGGAACACA ATCACAGTGGGGAGACAGACACGTACTATGTTAGTGTTGGACACGTCTTTCTGCTGAGCTGTCCCTCTACTTATGTTCAGTCTGAGGTGATGTGGAGCAGAGGGGACGGTCACGATGAGACCCTCCCCGCTGGAGTGGAGGTCAGAGACGGGTTGTTGTGGTTCCTACCTGTGCAGACGTCTCATAATGGAACCTACATCTGTGAGAAAAG agATAAAACCAGAAAATCAAAGAGAAGAGTTAGTGTCTCGGTGTCCAGTGAATACTGTCCTGATGCAAATGAGGACCTCCTCGTCACAGAGGGAGTCAGTGGAGGCCTTCCTTGTAAACAGAAAGAGATCTTCAGGCTGAATCTCATGAGGAGCGTACGATGGATGAAG GACTGTAACCCAATGCAGCTGGATGAGGACTCCATCTATGCTGATGGCTTACTGAGGCTGCCGGCGGTCACACAGTGGGATGCTGGAAAATACACCTGCCTGATAGATTTTAATATAGATGGCAGGAATTACACTGCTGCACGCAGCATCCAGCTGACTGTTAAAAAtg GAACTCCAGATGTTTTCCCGGAGCTCCAGGTGGTGAGACCTCAACAGGACGTCTTCATTGTTCAAGTGG GTAAGCGAGCAGAGCTGCAGTGTTTGGCCTACACAGGCTTCAGCGAGGATTCAGAGATTTACATGTACTGGACTATTGATGGAAAGGACATAAAAGACATCAAGGAGCTCAGTGAGTCCTGGACATT tattcACAACAGAGGAAAGGTGTATGGTCAGTCCAATCTGTCCATCTCTGAAGTCGCATATCAGTTCCTGAACGTCCCCATCCAATGCAATATCTTGAGTCCAGTTGAGAAGAAGTTTGGTTTGGCCTGGCTGAAAGAAG CCGACCACACTGACTTCCATGTGAGCGTCGCTCTCTGCCTCATGGCTTCCTTGCTCGTTCTGTTCCTGGTTCTTTTCTCCTTTAGAGTTGAAGTGGTTCTGTCATACAGGAAACTGATGAGACATTTCCCCACACAACAAG CAATTCACGATGCCATCTCTACTACACTGCAACAGTGCCGCCGACTGATAATCATCTTATCACCTAATggcaaagcaaagaaaacaacacctTTATGTGAAAACCAGATCCAGCTTTTATACGAGCAGGAAGTCGGCCTTTATAACGCATTAATGCAAAATGATCCTAAAATTCTTCTGGTGGAAATTG ATGGTCCAGTGGATTACAGTCACCTGCCTGAGTCCCTGCGCTACATTAGAAGGAAACAAAGAGttctgaaatggaaaaatgtcTTCACTGAAACAAATGAACTCACTACATTCATATCAAAAAGAAACTTCTGGAAGAATCTACAGTATCAAATGCCTGCTGTACCTGTGAGAAGGCTCCAAAGTGTtgcataa